A part of bacterium HR17 genomic DNA contains:
- the groS_1 gene encoding 10 kDa chaperonin codes for MTVRPLGSRVLVKPREEEERTPGGIILPDTAKEKPQEGVVVAVGPGKLLESGERRPVAVKEGDVVIFSKYAGTEIKIGGEDYLIVDEDSILAVKVEEKEPAAAKA; via the coding sequence ATGACCGTGCGTCCGTTGGGCAGTCGGGTATTGGTGAAACCGCGAGAGGAAGAGGAGCGAACGCCTGGAGGCATCATCCTTCCTGACACCGCAAAGGAAAAGCCGCAAGAAGGTGTCGTCGTCGCCGTTGGTCCCGGCAAATTGCTGGAAAGCGGAGAACGCCGCCCCGTTGCCGTGAAAGAGGGCGATGTCGTGATTTTCAGCAAGTATGCAGGCACGGAAATCAAAATCGGCGGTGAAGATTACCTCATCGTGGACGAGGACAGCATCCTCGCCGTCAAGGTGGAAGAGAAGGAACCAGCCGCCGCCAAAGCCTAA
- the ispE gene encoding 4-diphosphocytidyl-2-C-methyl-D-erythritol kinase has translation MSMLVRCAAKVNLCLNIVRRRDDGYHDLESLVTAVSVWDHLEITPVPQFVVEDERGRALGDDNTVWRAARLLATVWCKPLQVRVRLHKRIPTEAGLGGGSSDAAGVLLALRALWGVRWSWRRLLPLAARIGADVPFFLVPTGCAIVKGIGDQVEPIHLPRLWTVLAKPAESMPTKDAFNLWDDEPITVNVNPYALVTALVNGDWVTAQQHAQNAFERLLAARIPQVTNLKQRLLDAGAKIAVMSGSGTTVVGVFTDAHSARRAWERVKLCASWSVVARTVKRGIVVRRGEP, from the coding sequence GTGTCTATGCTTGTTCGGTGCGCGGCGAAGGTAAATTTGTGCCTGAACATTGTGCGTCGGCGCGACGACGGTTATCACGATTTAGAATCGTTGGTGACAGCGGTGAGCGTTTGGGATCACCTTGAAATCACACCGGTGCCGCAATTCGTCGTGGAGGACGAACGGGGACGGGCTTTAGGTGACGACAACACCGTTTGGCGAGCGGCGCGTCTCTTAGCAACCGTGTGGTGCAAACCGCTGCAGGTGAGGGTGCGGTTGCACAAACGCATCCCCACTGAGGCGGGATTGGGTGGGGGGAGCAGCGATGCTGCAGGCGTTCTGCTCGCGTTGCGCGCGCTGTGGGGCGTGCGGTGGAGTTGGCGACGGTTGTTGCCCTTAGCCGCTCGCATCGGCGCCGATGTCCCGTTTTTCTTGGTGCCAACAGGATGCGCCATCGTAAAAGGCATCGGCGATCAGGTAGAACCGATACATTTGCCCCGCCTTTGGACGGTGTTGGCGAAACCGGCAGAATCCATGCCGACAAAAGATGCCTTTAACTTATGGGACGATGAGCCGATAACCGTAAATGTCAATCCCTACGCGTTGGTGACGGCGCTCGTAAACGGCGATTGGGTGACAGCGCAACAGCATGCGCAGAACGCTTTTGAACGGTTACTTGCCGCTCGTATCCCGCAGGTGACAAACTTGAAGCAGCGCCTCCTTGACGCGGGTGCGAAGATCGCGGTAATGTCGGGTAGCGGCACGACGGTCGTTGGGGTGTTTACCGATGCCCACAGCGCTCGGCGTGCGTGGGAAAGGGTCAAACTTTGCGCATCGTGGAGTGTAGTCGCCCGCACCGTAAAACGGGGGATTGTCGTCCGACGGGGGGAACCTTGA